From Woronichinia naegeliana WA131, the proteins below share one genomic window:
- the uvrA gene encoding excinuclease ABC subunit UvrA, whose translation MTDQNTIRIRGARQHNLKNVDLDLPRDRLIVFTGVSGSGKSSLAFDTIFAEGQRRYVESLSAYARQFLGQLDKPDVDAIEGLSPAISIDQKSTSHNPRSTVGTVTEIYDYLRLLFGRAGSPHCPHCDRNIAPQTIDEMCDRIMALPERTKFQILAPVVRGKKGTHKQLLSSLASQGFVRVRINGEVRELTDNIELNKNHQHHIEIVIDRLIQKPGLQERLVDSLSTCLKQAEGTAIIEILNDLESEKSSQKTLIAAEKPGIYALPDSKEMIFSENFACPEHGAVMEELSPRLFSFNSPYGACPDCHGLGTHRTFSPELVIPDPTQPLYLAIAPWSDRDNSYYLSLLYSLGQAFNFELQTPWQKLTPEQQNILLHGSEEEVWFAEDSRYHQGKGYYRKFAGILTMLDRNYQDSSSDAIKQKLEKYIVNQICETCAGKRLKPEALAVRLGQYHIDELTSAPIRETLERIQQLTLTPRQALIGELALREIRARLQFLMDVGLDYLSLDRAAMTLSGGEAQRIRLATQIGSGLTGVLYVLDEPSIGLHQRDNDRLLNTLKRLRDLGNTLIVVEHDEDTIRQADYLVDIGPKAGIHGGEIVCEGDLETLLSSEESLTGAYLSGKKAIATPETRRVGNGCILKLKNCAQNNLRNINVEIPLGKLVCITGVSGSGKSTLINELLYPALQHHLTRLTPFPKHLEEIKGLEAIDKVIVIDQSPIGRTPRSNPATYTGIFDPIREIFSQTIEAKARGYKPGQFSFNVKGGRCEACGGQGVNIIEMNFLPDVYVQCDVCKGTRYNRETLQVKFKDYSIADVLELTAEEALKVFENIPRAVTRLQTLVDVGLGYVKLGQSAPTLSGGEAQRVKLATELSRRATGKTLYLIDEPTTGLSFYDVHQLLNVLQRLVDKGNSILVIEHNLDVIRCSDWVIDLGPEGGDRGGEIIAMGTPETVAQNPQSYTGQYLAQVLQVHSRS comes from the coding sequence ATGACTGACCAAAACACCATCCGCATTCGAGGCGCGAGACAACATAACCTCAAAAACGTTGATCTGGATTTACCCCGCGATCGCCTGATTGTCTTTACGGGAGTTTCGGGTTCAGGAAAATCTTCCTTGGCCTTTGATACCATCTTTGCCGAAGGTCAACGGCGGTATGTGGAATCTCTGAGTGCCTACGCTCGCCAATTTTTAGGACAACTAGATAAACCGGATGTGGATGCCATTGAAGGTCTAAGCCCCGCTATTTCTATTGATCAAAAATCCACCTCCCATAATCCCCGTTCTACCGTTGGTACTGTCACCGAAATTTATGACTATTTACGCCTACTTTTTGGTCGGGCAGGCAGTCCCCATTGTCCCCATTGTGACAGAAATATCGCGCCTCAAACCATTGATGAAATGTGCGATCGCATTATGGCTTTACCAGAGCGCACCAAATTCCAGATCTTAGCTCCAGTAGTACGAGGCAAAAAGGGAACTCATAAACAATTACTTTCCAGTTTAGCCTCCCAGGGTTTTGTGAGGGTGAGAATTAATGGTGAAGTGAGAGAATTAACGGACAATATTGAACTAAATAAAAATCATCAACACCATATTGAAATTGTCATTGATCGACTGATTCAAAAACCAGGACTACAAGAGCGATTAGTCGATTCTTTAAGCACTTGTTTAAAACAGGCAGAAGGCACAGCCATTATTGAAATATTGAATGATCTAGAATCGGAAAAATCATCTCAAAAAACCTTAATAGCTGCCGAAAAACCAGGAATCTATGCCTTGCCCGATAGCAAAGAAATGATCTTTTCTGAAAATTTTGCCTGTCCTGAACATGGGGCTGTCATGGAAGAATTATCGCCCCGTTTATTTTCCTTTAATTCTCCCTATGGAGCCTGTCCTGATTGTCATGGCTTGGGAACCCATCGCACCTTTTCCCCCGAATTAGTCATACCTGATCCCACTCAACCTTTATATTTAGCGATCGCACCCTGGTCAGATCGAGATAATTCCTATTATTTATCATTATTATATAGTTTAGGGCAAGCCTTCAATTTTGAGTTGCAAACCCCTTGGCAAAAATTAACACCTGAACAGCAAAATATTCTACTGCATGGTAGCGAAGAAGAGGTGTGGTTTGCCGAAGATTCTCGTTATCACCAAGGCAAGGGCTACTATCGTAAATTTGCTGGTATTTTAACGATGTTAGACCGCAATTACCAAGATAGTTCCTCTGATGCCATTAAACAAAAGTTAGAAAAATATATTGTTAATCAAATTTGTGAAACCTGCGCTGGTAAACGCTTAAAACCGGAAGCTTTAGCCGTGCGTTTAGGACAATATCATATTGATGAGTTAACCAGTGCTCCAATTCGAGAAACCTTAGAACGAATTCAACAACTAACCTTAACGCCTCGGCAAGCCTTAATTGGGGAATTGGCCCTGAGGGAAATTCGCGCTAGATTGCAATTTTTAATGGATGTTGGCCTAGATTATTTGAGCCTAGATCGAGCCGCCATGACTCTATCGGGAGGTGAAGCCCAACGCATTCGTTTAGCCACCCAAATTGGTTCGGGTTTAACGGGAGTTCTTTATGTATTAGATGAACCAAGTATTGGTCTTCATCAACGGGATAACGATCGCCTCTTAAATACTTTAAAAAGATTGCGAGATTTAGGCAATACTCTGATTGTGGTTGAACATGATGAAGATACCATTCGTCAGGCAGATTATTTGGTGGATATTGGCCCCAAAGCAGGTATTCATGGTGGTGAAATTGTCTGTGAAGGGGATTTAGAAACCCTATTAAGCTCAGAAGAATCGTTAACAGGAGCTTATTTATCAGGAAAAAAGGCGATCGCAACTCCAGAGACTCGAAGAGTAGGCAATGGTTGTATTTTAAAACTCAAGAATTGCGCTCAAAATAATCTGAGAAATATTAATGTAGAAATTCCCCTCGGTAAATTGGTTTGCATTACAGGAGTTTCAGGGTCGGGTAAATCAACTTTAATTAATGAGTTATTATATCCTGCTTTACAACACCATTTAACCCGTTTAACCCCATTTCCTAAACATTTGGAAGAGATAAAAGGTTTAGAAGCTATTGATAAAGTGATTGTGATTGATCAATCTCCTATTGGCCGTACACCTCGTTCTAATCCGGCGACCTATACCGGCATTTTTGACCCGATTCGAGAAATTTTTAGCCAAACTATTGAAGCTAAAGCCAGAGGTTATAAGCCTGGACAATTTTCTTTTAATGTTAAAGGAGGGCGTTGTGAAGCCTGCGGAGGACAAGGGGTTAATATCATTGAAATGAATTTTCTGCCGGATGTTTATGTGCAGTGCGATGTTTGTAAAGGAACTAGATATAACCGTGAAACTTTACAAGTCAAATTTAAAGATTATTCCATTGCTGATGTCTTGGAATTAACGGCTGAAGAAGCTCTCAAAGTCTTTGAAAATATTCCCCGTGCGGTTACTCGTTTACAAACATTAGTGGATGTGGGTTTAGGCTATGTCAAATTAGGTCAATCGGCTCCCACCCTATCCGGCGGAGAAGCGCAACGGGTGAAATTAGCGACGGAATTATCACGTCGGGCCACGGGGAAAACCTTATATTTAATTGACGAACCGACAACCGGTTTATCCTTTTACGATGTTCATCAATTATTAAATGTTTTACAAAGATTAGTTGACAAAGGTAATTCGATTTTAGTGATTGAACATAACTTAGATGTGATTCGCTGTAGTGATTGGGTGATTGACCTGGGCCCGGAAGGCGGCGATCGCGGTGGAGAAATCATTGCCATGGGAACCCCTGAAACCGTTGCCCAGAATCCGCAATCCTATACGGGTCAATATTTAGCCCAGGTCTTACAGGTGCATTCACGCTCTTAA